The following proteins come from a genomic window of Nitrospirota bacterium:
- a CDS encoding heme-copper oxidase subunit III produces MSKQTISQDVTWGAGAVQSRSYAQSDGDDPAHGHHWETSPWPLVLVIGILFLIPFSFALYYVYARPLTAMLSLGIGVPLTVIAIAGWISEGVGQKDEPGYVVTAMPFFILAEAFIFIAFFAGYWVVRLKSAGWPPEGTPDISVTTPLIMTAVLVSSSFTIHHSEVRMEKGDRSGFLTWLIATIVLGTVFMLITINEYSHLMTEGFNFKTNIYSTAYYTITGFHFSHVLVGVGMFICILIPALMGKMSKSFVKSASMYWHFVDIIWFFVLTQVYLWS; encoded by the coding sequence ATGTCTAAGCAAACAATTAGTCAGGATGTGACGTGGGGGGCAGGTGCTGTACAAAGTAGATCGTACGCTCAATCCGATGGGGATGACCCGGCGCATGGTCACCACTGGGAGACAAGCCCTTGGCCCCTTGTCCTGGTCATCGGGATTTTATTCCTGATACCCTTTTCATTTGCACTCTATTACGTTTATGCAAGGCCATTAACGGCAATGTTATCGCTTGGTATTGGAGTGCCGCTTACAGTCATAGCAATAGCAGGCTGGATCAGTGAAGGTGTGGGACAAAAAGATGAGCCTGGGTATGTTGTTACAGCAATGCCTTTCTTTATATTGGCTGAGGCATTCATCTTTATTGCTTTTTTTGCGGGCTATTGGGTCGTAAGGCTTAAGTCTGCAGGCTGGCCGCCTGAAGGCACACCGGATATATCTGTGACGACGCCGCTGATTATGACAGCTGTCCTTGTGTCATCAAGTTTTACTATCCATCACAGTGAAGTAAGAATGGAAAAGGGAGACAGAAGTGGATTTCTAACATGGCTGATCGCCACTATAGTACTTGGAACAGTCTTCATGCTGATTACGATAAATGAGTATTCTCATCTGATGACAGAAGGATTCAACTTCAAGACAAACATCTACAGCACTGCCTATTACACAATTACAGGCTTTCATTTCTCTCATGTACTGGTTGGTGTAGGAATGTTTATTTGCATACTAATACCTGCGCTCATGGGGAAGATGAGCAAGTCCTTTGTTAAGTCTGCATCCATGTACTGGCACTTTGTTGATATTATCTGGTTTTTTGTTTTGACTCAGGTCTATCTCTGGTCGTAG
- a CDS encoding SCO family protein, protein MLRAENYKLIFFMILSILIAIGARSVYAKSGTISESTLDPSIMRIDEDAYLGARLDGELILLDKDGEEFKLKDMSGKPLILVFSYFSCDGACPSINVHLRDALSGITGLIPGKDYNVLTVSFDKKDDLRQLNVFTEMTGIRGSKGDYWKIAVMKNKEDIAALTKSAGYKFFWSPRDRTFLHTYAYIFLSPDLRIARYIYGSPLDSKDVELAVTEAAYNRNRHSKVIDLLTMACYSYNYKEGKYTLNYPLFVGVGAFILGAIFIFTPIIYFRKRKEARP, encoded by the coding sequence ATGTTAAGAGCTGAAAACTACAAGTTAATCTTTTTCATGATCCTGTCTATATTAATTGCGATTGGGGCTCGTTCAGTATATGCAAAAAGCGGAACAATCTCTGAGTCAACTTTGGATCCCTCAATCATGAGGATTGACGAGGACGCATACCTCGGAGCCAGATTGGATGGAGAATTGATTCTGCTGGATAAGGACGGTGAGGAGTTCAAACTCAAAGATATGTCGGGTAAACCGCTTATCCTTGTATTTTCCTATTTTTCATGTGACGGGGCATGTCCATCAATCAACGTACACTTGAGGGATGCACTCTCAGGGATAACCGGGCTGATTCCGGGAAAAGATTATAACGTACTGACAGTTTCATTTGATAAAAAAGATGATTTGCGTCAACTGAATGTGTTTACTGAAATGACAGGAATAAGAGGCAGTAAGGGTGATTATTGGAAAATAGCTGTTATGAAGAACAAGGAAGACATCGCAGCTTTGACAAAGAGTGCAGGTTATAAATTCTTCTGGTCGCCTCGTGACAGGACTTTTCTGCATACGTACGCTTATATATTTTTGTCTCCGGATCTCAGGATAGCACGCTATATCTACGGGTCACCTCTTGATAGCAAGGATGTTGAACTTGCAGTTACAGAAGCGGCGTATAACAGGAACAGGCATTCAAAAGTTATAGACCTCCTGACAATGGCTTGCTACAGCTATAACTACAAGGAGGGAAAATATACGTTGAATTATCCCCTGTTTGTTGGAGTCGGGGCATTTATATTGGGTGCGATCTTTATTTTTACACCAATCATCTATTTTAGAAAGAGAAAGGAGGCAAGGCCATGA
- the coxB gene encoding cytochrome c oxidase subunit II — protein MIRKIINVICLSFLMLAAASTSYAEHEVRGFGKIPDLPGGWQHLFNEMLIDITVIGVIFAGITIYFLIRYRRRYAGQEGRPPRLSIAAAIGWALIPAFIFMADDLYLAAEGWTLFNDYRTVPENAYEVKLEGQMWSWNFKYPEGVETVNELRVPAGTPVLVRMTSRDVIHSFFLPDFKVKEDLMPGRVTYLWFYPKEPGEHLITCAEFCGVLHSSMRGTIIALPKDEFNKWIEDEKRALAEEEAKGGA, from the coding sequence ATGATCAGGAAAATAATAAATGTAATATGTCTCTCGTTCCTTATGCTTGCGGCAGCTTCTACATCGTATGCGGAGCATGAAGTGAGAGGATTTGGAAAAATTCCCGATCTTCCCGGAGGGTGGCAGCATTTGTTCAATGAGATGCTTATTGACATAACGGTGATCGGAGTCATCTTTGCCGGAATTACGATCTACTTTTTGATCAGATACAGGAGAAGGTATGCAGGGCAGGAGGGTAGACCGCCCAGGCTCAGCATCGCAGCAGCCATTGGATGGGCGTTAATTCCCGCCTTTATCTTTATGGCAGATGATCTTTATCTGGCTGCTGAAGGTTGGACTCTTTTCAATGATTACAGGACAGTGCCGGAGAATGCCTATGAAGTTAAACTTGAAGGACAAATGTGGAGCTGGAACTTCAAATATCCTGAAGGCGTGGAGACGGTTAATGAATTAAGGGTTCCGGCGGGTACCCCTGTTCTTGTTCGAATGACAAGCCGGGATGTCATTCACAGCTTCTTCCTTCCTGACTTTAAGGTCAAGGAAGACCTCATGCCTGGCAGGGTGACCTATCTCTGGTTCTACCCGAAAGAACCTGGTGAACATCTTATCACATGTGCAGAATTTTGCGGTGTCCTTCACTCAAGTATGAGGGGGACAATAATTGCGTTGCCTAAGGATGAGTTTAACAAATGGATCGAAGATGAGAAAAGAGCTTTAGCTGAAGAAGAAGCGAAAGGGGGTGCATAA